DNA sequence from the Streptomyces cinnabarinus genome:
CCGGAGACGACGGACCCGACCAAGGAGGCGTACGACGCGCGATCCGGTCCGGCAGCAAGCCCGTTCGCGGGGCCGCCAGCGATACGTTGCCGGCCCCGCGTCTTCGCCGTGCAACTGCGGGATCAGCAGCAGCGGCTCGTGGGGTGTTCCTCCCGGTGTTTGGCTTGCAGCGTCTCGAACTCTCGTCGTGTCGGGGCCGGGGTGTGGGGGTGCTGGTTCTGGTGCCGCGTGCAGTAGCGCTCGTACTGCGCCTCCCCGGTCAGCTCGCGCAGGTACCAGCGCACGGTGCGCAGGGTGCGCGCGGTCCGGGTGACGAGCCGGGTTCTCATGGGCGTGCCCCCACCAGCGGTTCTTCGGACGTCTGCGGTGCGTCGATGCGGGACGCCACGTACGGCACTTCGGCCGTCGGCAGTGGTCCCGTCGCGCGGACCGCGCGCACGCACACGACCGCGCAGTTGACCAGGACGGTGAGGACCAGCAGCAGGAAGACCGACATGAGTACACCGTCGACCGTGTTGTTGAGCACGATGGTGTGCATGTCGTCCATGTTCGTGGCGCCCGGCAGCAGTTGGCCGTCTTCGATGGCCTGCGCGTACTTGTCCCGCAGGGCGAAGAAGCCGATCGTCGGGTCGTCCGAGAAGATCTTCTGCCAGCCCGCGGTGAAGGTGACGGCCACGTCCCACGCGAGCGGGATGCCGGTGACCCAGGCCCAGCGCAGCTTGCCGGACTTGATCAGCACGGTGGTGGTGACAGCCAGGGCCACGGCGGCCAGGAGCTGGTTGGCGATGCCGAACAGCGGGAAGAGCTGCTTGATGCCGCCGAGGGGGTCGGTGACACCGGCGTAGAGGAAGTATCCCCAGGCGCCGACGACCAGGGCGCTGGTGATCCAGATCCCGGGCTTCCAGGTGACGCGGCCGATGGGCTTCCAGACGTTGCCGAGCATGTCCTGGAGCATGAAGCGGCCCACCCGGGTGCCGGCGTCGACCGTGGTGAGGATGAACAGCGCCTCGAACATAATTGCGAAGTGGTACCAGAAGGCCTTCATCCCGGCGCCGCCGAACACCGCGGCGAAGATCTCCGACATGCCCACGGCCAGCGTCGGCGCACCGCCGGAGCGGCCCACCAGCGTCTCTTCCTCGACTGCCTTGGCCGCCGCGGTGAGCTGGTCCGGGGTGATGGTGAAGCCGAGGTTCTTGACCGCTTCGGCGGCGGTGTCCACGGTCGGGCCGAGCAGTGCGGCGGGGGAGTTCATGGCGTAGAACAGGCCGGGTTCGAGGACGCAGGCGGCGATCAGTGCCATGACGGCGACGAAGGACTCCGTGAGCATGGAGCCGTAGCCGATGAGCCGGACCTGGGACTCCTTCTGGATCAGCTTCGGGGTGGTGCCGGAGGAGACCAGGGCGTGGAAGCCGGACAGGGCGCCGCAGGCGATGGTGATGAACAGGAAGGGGAACAGGGACCCGGCGAAGACCGGTCCGGCGCCGGTGGAGGCGAAGTCGGTCACCGACTCGGCCTTGAGGTTCGGGGCGGCGATCACCACGCCGACCGCCATCAGGGCGATGGTGCCGACCTTCATGAAGGTGGAGAGGTAGTCACGGGGCGCCAGCAGCATCCACACCGGCAGGACGGAGGCGATGAAGCCGTAGCCGACCAGGCAGAAGACCAGCGTCTCCGGGCTCCAGACGAAGTACTTCGCGAGTGAGGAGTCCTGGATCCAGCCGCCGCCGAGGATGGCGAGGAGCAGCAGGGCCACGCCGATGAAGCTGGTCTCCACGACCCGGCCGGGGCGCAGGTAGCGCAGGTAGAAGCCCATGAAGAGGGCGATGGGGATGGTCATGGAGACCGAGAACGTGCCCCAGGCGGACTCGGCGAGCGCGTTGACGACGATCATCGCGAGGACCGCGAGCAGGATGATCATGATGGCGAAGACGCCGAGCAGTGCGGCGGCACCGCCCACCTTGCCGATCTCGTCCCGGGCCATCTGGCCGAGGCTCTTGCCGTCGCGGCGCATGGAGAGGAACAGGACGATCATGTCCTGCACCGCGCCGGCGAAGATCACGCCCGCGATGATCCAGATCGTGCCCGGCAGATAGCCCATCTGCGCGGCCAGGACCGGGCCGACCAGCGGACCGGCACCGGCGATCGCCGCGAAGTGGTGGCCGAACAGCACCCGCTTGTCGGTGGGGTGGAAGTCGACCCCGTCCTCCAGGCGCTCGGCCGGGGTGGCACGGGTGTCGTCGACCTGGAGGACCTTGCGGGCGATGAACCGGGAGTAGAAGCGGTAGGCGATCGCGTACGAGCCGAGGGCCGCCACGACCAGCCAGACGGCCGAGATCTCCTCACCCCGGGACAGGGCGAGCACGGCCCAGCCGAGCGCGCCGACAAGGGCGACGGCTAGCCAGAGAGCAACGGACTTACCTGACATCCGTGATCTTTCCGGCGCCTCGCCGCCGGATGCGGGCATGGCTGATGTGGGCATGACGACTCCTGATCTCAAAAGGTGGGCAACGCAAGAGGGGTAGGGGGACTGCGGCTCAGCGATGCCGGTGCGTCAGCACGTACGCGGCGAGCAGACACAGGCAGCACCCCGGCACCCAGGCGAGCTGGTACCAGTAGAAGAAGGGCGTGCCAGCCAGCCGCGGATCGGCACCGGCGTACAGCGGAACCCCCAGCAGACCCGCGGCGGGTGCGAGCAGCAGTGCGGCGATGGCGACGCGCCGTAGCCGGGAACCACCCCTCCGTGCCATGACCTGCCCTCCCCTCCCGTCCGCTGTGGGTTTGTGCAAGAGTTGCCGACCGGCCGGAGACGGTTGACAGCGGATGTCGAGAAAATTTCCCGCCGTTTCCTGTCCTCCGAATGAGCCCCTCGCGCAACTGCGTGGGTGAGGGCCGAGGCACACCAAGGACGGTGACCCATGGCGGATGGCGCCATGACAACGACGTTTCTCGCCGTGATCGGCGGAGCGTCGCTGCTCGCCGTGACCGCGCGCCGCCTGCGCCCCAGCGACCGGCTCCCCTCCCTGGAGGGCTGGGCGCTGGCCGACCGCAGCCTCGGCCCGGTGTGGACCTGGCTGCTGCTCGGCGGCACCATCTTCACCGCGTACACCTTCGCCGCCGTCCCGGGCCTGGCGTACGGCAACGGCGCGCCGGCCTTCTTCGCGGTGCCCTACACGGTGATCGTCTGCCCACTGGCCTTCGTCCTGCTGACCCGGCTGTGGACGGTGGCCAACCGGCACGGCTACGTCACGGCGGCCGACTTCGTGCGCGGCCGGTACGGCTCACCGCCGCTGGCCCTCGTGGTCGCGCTGACCGGGATCCTCGCGACGATGCCGTATCTCGCGCTGCAACTGCTCGGCATCAGGGCGGTGCTGGCGGCGGGCGGCCTGTACCCGGGAGGTGCGGCCGGGGACGCGGTGATGGTGGCGCTGTTCGCTGGGCTGGCCGTGGCCACCTACCGGCACGGGCTGCGCGCGCCGACCGTCATCTCCGCCCTCAAGGCCGTGGCCGTGTTCGTCTCGCTGACCGCGGTGACCTGGCTGGTCCTCGACCGGCTCGGCGGCCCTGGCGCGGCCTTCGACGGTGCGGCCGAGCGCTTGGGCGGACCGGCGCTGCTCCTGACCCCGGAGCAGCAGCCCGCGTACGCCACCCTCGCCCTCGGCTCGGCGCTCGCCCTGCTGATGTACCCGCACGTGCTGACCGCGGGCTTCGCCGCCGACGGCCCGCAGACCCTGCGCAAGGTCTCGGTGGCACTGCCCGCCTGGACCGGGCTGCTCGCCCTGTTCGGGTTCCTCGGCATCGCGGCCCTCGCGACGGGCGTGCGCGCCCCGGAAGGCGGCGCCGAAGCCGCCGTACCGCTGCTCGTGGACCGGCTGATGCCGGGGCCACTGGCCGGGCTGGTGTTCGGCGCGATCACGGTGGGGGCGCTGGTCCCGGCGGCGGTGATGTCGATCGCGGCCGCCACCAGCTTCGTACGCAATGTGTACGTCGAGTACGTCCACCCGACGGCCACCCCCAAGCGTCAGGTGCGCATCGCCAAGGTGGTCTCCCTCACTGCGAAGGTCGGCGCGGTGGCGTTCGTGTTCGGCCTGCGTGACCAGGACGCCATCAACCTCCAGCTCCTCGGCGGGGTCTGGATCCTGCAGATCTTCCCGGCCGTCGCCGTGGGCCTGTACACCGGGTGGCTGCATCCGCGGGCACTGCTCGCCGGGTGGGGCGTGGGCATGTTCGCGGGAACTCTCATGGTCGTACGGGGAGGGTTCTCGTCGATCGTCCCGCTCGGCTCCGGCCCGGAGATCTACGCCGGACTCGCCGCCCTGCTCCTCAACCTGACCGTCGCCGTGGCCGGGACCGCGGTGCTGAGCCGCCTCGGCGTCCCGCGCGGCGCCGACCTGACCGACCTGCCGTCACGCCTGCACGTCAGGCGGCGCCCCGAGACGGGAGCCAACAACCCGTGAGACAGCATCTGAGACCCGAGAGCGGCACCGCGATACCCGCCGTCCCCCTCACCCCCGCGGTGAGCGACCCGGCGGACGTGGAACGCGAGGCCGGTCTCGCCCGCCTGTTCGAG
Encoded proteins:
- a CDS encoding YbdD/YjiX family protein; this encodes MRTRLVTRTARTLRTVRWYLRELTGEAQYERYCTRHQNQHPHTPAPTRREFETLQAKHREEHPTSRCC
- a CDS encoding carbon starvation CstA family protein, with protein sequence MPTSAMPASGGEAPERSRMSGKSVALWLAVALVGALGWAVLALSRGEEISAVWLVVAALGSYAIAYRFYSRFIARKVLQVDDTRATPAERLEDGVDFHPTDKRVLFGHHFAAIAGAGPLVGPVLAAQMGYLPGTIWIIAGVIFAGAVQDMIVLFLSMRRDGKSLGQMARDEIGKVGGAAALLGVFAIMIILLAVLAMIVVNALAESAWGTFSVSMTIPIALFMGFYLRYLRPGRVVETSFIGVALLLLAILGGGWIQDSSLAKYFVWSPETLVFCLVGYGFIASVLPVWMLLAPRDYLSTFMKVGTIALMAVGVVIAAPNLKAESVTDFASTGAGPVFAGSLFPFLFITIACGALSGFHALVSSGTTPKLIQKESQVRLIGYGSMLTESFVAVMALIAACVLEPGLFYAMNSPAALLGPTVDTAAEAVKNLGFTITPDQLTAAAKAVEEETLVGRSGGAPTLAVGMSEIFAAVFGGAGMKAFWYHFAIMFEALFILTTVDAGTRVGRFMLQDMLGNVWKPIGRVTWKPGIWITSALVVGAWGYFLYAGVTDPLGGIKQLFPLFGIANQLLAAVALAVTTTVLIKSGKLRWAWVTGIPLAWDVAVTFTAGWQKIFSDDPTIGFFALRDKYAQAIEDGQLLPGATNMDDMHTIVLNNTVDGVLMSVFLLLVLTVLVNCAVVCVRAVRATGPLPTAEVPYVASRIDAPQTSEEPLVGARP
- a CDS encoding DUF3311 domain-containing protein, with the protein product MARRGGSRLRRVAIAALLLAPAAGLLGVPLYAGADPRLAGTPFFYWYQLAWVPGCCLCLLAAYVLTHRHR
- a CDS encoding sodium:solute symporter family protein — its product is MADGAMTTTFLAVIGGASLLAVTARRLRPSDRLPSLEGWALADRSLGPVWTWLLLGGTIFTAYTFAAVPGLAYGNGAPAFFAVPYTVIVCPLAFVLLTRLWTVANRHGYVTAADFVRGRYGSPPLALVVALTGILATMPYLALQLLGIRAVLAAGGLYPGGAAGDAVMVALFAGLAVATYRHGLRAPTVISALKAVAVFVSLTAVTWLVLDRLGGPGAAFDGAAERLGGPALLLTPEQQPAYATLALGSALALLMYPHVLTAGFAADGPQTLRKVSVALPAWTGLLALFGFLGIAALATGVRAPEGGAEAAVPLLVDRLMPGPLAGLVFGAITVGALVPAAVMSIAAATSFVRNVYVEYVHPTATPKRQVRIAKVVSLTAKVGAVAFVFGLRDQDAINLQLLGGVWILQIFPAVAVGLYTGWLHPRALLAGWGVGMFAGTLMVVRGGFSSIVPLGSGPEIYAGLAALLLNLTVAVAGTAVLSRLGVPRGADLTDLPSRLHVRRRPETGANNP